From Gimesia panareensis, the proteins below share one genomic window:
- a CDS encoding M16 family metallopeptidase, with protein MSFVSQSFVTAADSPAPPQKIRTVEGITEYTLENGMKVLLFPDPSSPKVTVNLTLLVGSRHEGYGETGMAHLLEHMLFKGTPTHQNIPKELQARGAQFNGTTWYDRTNYYETLPASEDNLEFALKMEADRMINSYVKAEDLASEMTVVRNEFERGENSPARMLMQKVMATAFEWHNYGKSTIGNRADIERVPIDRLKGFYKKYYQPDNAVLIVAGKFEQDEALKLINKYFGTIPRPERKLDKTYTEEPPQEGERIVTLRRIGEVPVVGVAYHIPAAAHKDMAALDVLESTLTDDPSGVLYQALVKTKKASSVSGSIFALHDPGVLRLMVEVVKGNDPQVVLGIMFDTLQEVREKGISPENVARAKEKLLKQYEQAENNSSRLAVELSEWVAMGDWRLRFLYRDALEKVTPADVKRVADEYLKENNRTVGIFVPVEESQKVAIPQIADIEKMIGDYKGREAVAMGENFDVSPENINKRTTVKTLSDGVKVALLSKKTRGEEVNLKMTLRYGNLENLQGKRTACEFLPAVMKRGTKNLNRQQIEDELNKLRAQLLLSGSPGELNVSIKTRRDSLGKVLEILRQILREPTLPATELEVLKTQYLATVDKQKTDPQSRAILSVRRQLRPYAPEDPRYIPDLDQESARIKALTQSDLQTLYENFLGASVGEIAVVGDFAEDEVFDQLGSILGGWKSSAEYAHIPAEPHKLPGKLTEIIIPDKANAFYFAGLTFPMNSMSPDYPDLIVAGSVLGSSGLSSRLGDRVRQKEGLAYGVGAFIHADAVDPRGSISIYASCNPDNMDKVEVAIKEELELLINKGITSEELANAQKGYLEQQEVSRTSDSSLASILSNNLFADRDMTYYIDLEKKINAVSTEAAQKAFAKFINPQDLIIVVSGSLKK; from the coding sequence ATGAGCTTTGTTTCCCAATCGTTTGTGACGGCAGCAGACAGCCCTGCTCCTCCCCAGAAAATCCGGACCGTGGAAGGGATCACGGAATATACCCTGGAGAACGGGATGAAAGTTCTGCTGTTCCCCGACCCTTCCAGTCCCAAGGTGACCGTTAACCTGACACTGCTGGTCGGCTCGCGTCACGAGGGATATGGCGAAACGGGCATGGCGCACCTGCTCGAGCACATGCTGTTTAAAGGGACGCCTACGCATCAGAATATTCCCAAGGAACTGCAGGCCCGCGGTGCCCAGTTCAACGGCACGACCTGGTACGACCGGACCAACTACTACGAAACGCTGCCGGCCAGTGAAGACAACCTGGAGTTCGCACTGAAAATGGAAGCCGACCGCATGATCAACAGTTATGTGAAGGCGGAAGATCTGGCGTCAGAAATGACGGTCGTGCGAAACGAATTTGAACGGGGCGAAAACAGCCCGGCCCGCATGCTGATGCAGAAAGTGATGGCGACCGCCTTTGAATGGCACAACTACGGAAAATCAACCATTGGCAACCGGGCCGATATCGAGCGGGTGCCCATCGATCGCCTGAAAGGGTTCTACAAGAAATATTATCAGCCCGACAACGCCGTGCTGATTGTGGCCGGTAAGTTCGAACAGGACGAGGCGCTCAAACTGATCAACAAGTACTTTGGTACGATTCCCCGTCCCGAACGGAAACTCGATAAGACTTATACGGAAGAACCTCCACAGGAAGGCGAACGGATTGTCACGCTGCGACGGATTGGCGAAGTGCCTGTCGTGGGAGTGGCTTACCACATCCCTGCCGCCGCCCACAAAGACATGGCGGCTCTGGATGTGCTGGAATCGACGCTGACCGATGATCCTTCTGGTGTCCTCTATCAGGCCCTGGTAAAAACCAAGAAAGCGTCCAGCGTTTCCGGTTCCATCTTTGCACTGCACGATCCGGGAGTGCTGCGGCTGATGGTCGAAGTCGTGAAAGGCAACGATCCGCAGGTGGTCCTGGGGATCATGTTCGATACGCTGCAGGAAGTGCGGGAAAAAGGGATCTCACCTGAGAACGTCGCCCGCGCCAAAGAAAAACTGCTGAAACAGTACGAGCAGGCGGAAAACAACAGTTCCCGCCTGGCGGTGGAACTTTCTGAGTGGGTGGCGATGGGGGACTGGCGTCTGCGGTTCCTGTATCGCGATGCCCTCGAGAAAGTCACCCCCGCTGATGTCAAACGGGTCGCGGATGAATACCTGAAGGAAAACAACCGGACGGTGGGCATCTTCGTTCCCGTGGAAGAGAGCCAGAAAGTGGCGATTCCCCAGATCGCTGATATCGAGAAGATGATTGGCGATTACAAGGGGCGCGAAGCGGTCGCCATGGGTGAAAACTTCGACGTCTCTCCCGAGAATATCAACAAACGCACCACGGTCAAAACACTGTCGGATGGTGTGAAAGTCGCTTTGCTCTCCAAGAAGACCCGCGGTGAAGAGGTTAATCTCAAGATGACGCTCCGCTACGGGAACCTGGAAAATCTGCAGGGCAAACGAACGGCCTGCGAGTTTTTGCCCGCAGTGATGAAACGGGGGACAAAGAATCTGAACCGCCAGCAGATTGAGGATGAGCTCAATAAGCTGCGTGCTCAGTTACTGCTTTCCGGTTCGCCGGGCGAATTGAATGTGTCGATTAAAACCCGTCGCGACAGCCTGGGTAAAGTCCTCGAGATTCTTCGCCAGATTCTCCGCGAGCCAACGCTGCCCGCCACTGAACTGGAAGTTTTGAAAACGCAGTATCTTGCGACGGTGGATAAGCAGAAGACCGATCCCCAGTCCCGGGCGATTCTTTCGGTACGGCGGCAACTGCGGCCCTATGCTCCGGAAGATCCCCGCTATATTCCCGATCTCGATCAGGAGTCCGCCCGGATCAAAGCATTGACCCAGAGTGATCTGCAGACCCTGTATGAAAACTTTCTGGGAGCCTCGGTGGGGGAAATTGCCGTCGTGGGAGATTTCGCGGAAGACGAAGTCTTCGATCAGCTGGGTTCAATACTGGGAGGCTGGAAATCTTCTGCCGAGTATGCCCATATCCCGGCTGAACCACATAAGCTTCCCGGTAAACTGACCGAGATTATCATTCCCGATAAAGCGAATGCCTTTTACTTCGCTGGTCTGACCTTCCCGATGAACAGCATGTCTCCCGACTACCCGGATCTGATTGTCGCTGGTTCCGTTTTGGGTTCCAGTGGTCTGTCTTCTCGATTAGGGGATCGCGTGCGACAGAAGGAAGGCCTGGCGTATGGGGTCGGGGCATTCATTCATGCGGATGCGGTCGATCCCCGCGGATCGATTTCGATCTACGCCAGTTGTAACCCGGACAACATGGACAAAGTGGAAGTCGCGATCAAGGAAGAACTGGAACTGCTGATCAACAAAGGGATCACCAGCGAAGAACTGGCGAACGCCCAGAAAGGCTACCTGGAACAGCAGGAAGTCTCGCGCACCAGCGATTCCTCGCTGGCCAGTATTCTGTCGAATAATCTTTTTGCCGATCGTGATATGACGTATTACATCGATCTGGAAAAGAAGATCAACGCTGTTTCCACCGAAGCGGCTCAGAAGGCCTTTGCGAAATTCATCAATCCCCAGGACCTGATCATTGTGGTCTCGGGAAGTTTGAAGAAATAA